In Sphingobacterium thalpophilum, a genomic segment contains:
- a CDS encoding nuclear transport factor 2 family protein, translating into MKTLVKTFAAAALITLSTFAMAAADPGKALNLSTADLAIDSYVSVMTEGASQGVEKLFASEFNQKFQGKAARTNSRSEVISFLKKQKGEKLNCSTSTEVLEESENYRVARVTMKFEDFTKTDLVTLINESGTWKVASSVNSYK; encoded by the coding sequence ATGAAAACTTTAGTAAAGACATTCGCAGCAGCAGCATTGATTACACTATCAACTTTCGCAATGGCAGCAGCTGACCCTGGCAAAGCATTGAACCTTTCCACAGCCGATTTGGCCATCGATAGCTATGTGTCGGTAATGACAGAAGGTGCATCTCAGGGCGTAGAAAAATTGTTCGCATCGGAATTCAATCAAAAATTTCAGGGAAAAGCTGCACGCACCAATAGCCGTTCGGAAGTCATTTCGTTCCTAAAAAAGCAAAAAGGTGAAAAATTGAACTGCAGTACAAGTACCGAAGTACTCGAGGAGTCTGAAAACTATAGGGTAGCACGTGTCACCATGAAGTTTGAGGATTTCACGAAAACAGATTTGGTGACATTGATCAATGAATCGGGAACCTGGAAGGTTGCAAGCTCCGTAAACTCGTATAAATAG
- a CDS encoding energy transducer TonB, with the protein MKYYLGFSTKLICFFLLNLCGLSLSAQVTFTTYHRKDGEETKKQDSAYFLREIHIDALGKDKVYRIAEYYLRNDSLKLNAISKSGHPPFNFLDKKYEFYENGTLKSLEKFSDESKLIDSAFYLYPNNKLKMIVFYPSEVKEKKLLIKKPIYVVYYDSLNNKKLENGSGFIRFSIDEQDETEEGQLVNNLREGEWRGKRGPDSFVEHYKEDKLRSGTKTKENGTVISYDSTTYRTQPEYPGGVKEMMYFVARNYEYPKQAMMNGISGTVEIAFIINQQGRLEDLKIKNDLGFGTGAAGIQVVKKLRKWKPGMLRGEPVRVGYTLPIRLNLRGI; encoded by the coding sequence ATGAAGTATTATTTAGGCTTTTCGACGAAACTTATTTGTTTTTTTCTATTGAACCTGTGCGGATTGAGCCTTTCGGCACAAGTTACTTTTACCACTTACCATAGGAAAGATGGGGAGGAGACTAAGAAGCAAGACTCGGCTTATTTTTTAAGAGAAATTCATATTGATGCGTTGGGAAAGGATAAAGTTTATCGAATAGCGGAGTACTACCTACGTAATGACTCACTAAAGCTAAATGCGATAAGTAAGAGTGGACACCCACCTTTCAATTTTCTAGATAAAAAATATGAATTCTATGAAAATGGTACATTGAAGAGTCTTGAGAAGTTCAGTGATGAGAGTAAATTGATAGATTCTGCTTTTTATCTCTATCCGAATAATAAGTTGAAGATGATTGTATTCTATCCGAGTGAAGTGAAGGAAAAGAAACTACTGATAAAGAAGCCAATCTATGTGGTGTATTATGATTCTTTAAACAATAAAAAGTTAGAAAATGGGAGCGGTTTTATTCGTTTTAGTATAGATGAACAGGACGAAACTGAAGAAGGTCAGCTGGTCAATAATTTGCGCGAGGGGGAGTGGCGAGGAAAGAGGGGACCTGATTCTTTTGTCGAGCATTATAAGGAGGACAAATTACGCTCAGGCACTAAAACAAAAGAAAACGGCACTGTCATTTCATATGATTCTACTACCTATAGAACACAGCCAGAATACCCTGGAGGTGTCAAAGAAATGATGTATTTTGTGGCAAGAAATTACGAATATCCAAAACAAGCTATGATGAATGGTATAAGCGGTACTGTAGAAATAGCGTTCATTATAAATCAACAAGGGCGATTAGAAGATTTGAAAATAAAGAACGATTTGGGTTTCGGTACAGGGGCTGCTGGTATACAAGTCGTCAAAAAACTTAGAAAATGGAAACCTGGTATGCTACGTGGTGAGCCTGTGCGGGTTGGCTATACATTGCCGATAAGGTTAAACTTGAGGGGAATATAA
- the acs gene encoding acetate--CoA ligase, producing the protein MSLQIKSFEEYQSEYKRSVEQPEEFWASIADHFFWKRKWNKVLNWNFEEPNVKWFEGAKLNITENCLDRHIYANGDKPAIIWEPNDPNEAHRILSYKQLLQKVEQFANVLKNNNIKKGDRVCIYLPMVPELVIAVLACARIGAIHSVVFGGFSARSIADRIVDAECKLIVTSDGSYRGNKTIGLKNIVDDALMQCDTVEKVIVLTRTRTPVSMIKGRDVWWEDEIKKVETQGNPACPAEEMDAEDNLFILYTSGSTGKPKGVVHTCGGYMVYTGYTFMNTFQYKPNDVFFCTADIGWITGHSYIVYGPLSQGATSLMFEGIPTFPDASRYWDIVDKFKVNIIYTSPTALRSLMAFGDEFVDKNDLSSLRVLGSVGEPINEEAWNWFNEKVGKKNCPVVDTYWQTENGGHLITSLAGVTPEKASYAMFPMPGIQPALMDENGKEIEGNDVTGNLCIKFPWPGMLRTTWGDHDRCRQTYFSTYKDMYFTGDGCFRSPEGYYKITGRVDDVLNVSGHRIGTAEVENAINMHADVVESAIVGYPHPVKGQGIYAYVIANHHTDAEATRKDIMETVSRIIGPIAKPDIIQFVDDLPKTRSGKIMRRILRKIAEDDIANVGDTSTLQDPAVVEGIVKGAAALRK; encoded by the coding sequence ATGAGCCTACAAATAAAATCATTTGAAGAATATCAAAGTGAATATAAGCGAAGTGTAGAACAACCTGAGGAGTTTTGGGCGAGCATTGCAGATCATTTTTTCTGGAAGAGAAAGTGGAATAAAGTGCTGAACTGGAACTTTGAGGAACCCAATGTCAAATGGTTTGAGGGTGCTAAATTAAATATTACAGAAAACTGTCTAGATCGCCATATTTATGCTAATGGTGATAAACCAGCCATCATCTGGGAACCTAATGATCCCAATGAAGCGCACCGCATTCTTTCCTATAAGCAATTACTACAAAAGGTAGAGCAATTTGCCAACGTACTTAAAAATAATAACATCAAAAAAGGAGACCGGGTATGTATTTACTTGCCAATGGTTCCTGAATTGGTTATTGCTGTATTAGCCTGTGCTCGTATCGGCGCTATCCACTCGGTGGTGTTTGGAGGTTTTTCAGCACGATCTATCGCGGATCGTATCGTCGATGCGGAATGCAAACTGATCGTCACTTCAGATGGTAGTTACCGCGGCAATAAAACCATTGGTTTAAAAAACATTGTGGACGATGCTTTAATGCAATGTGACACTGTTGAAAAAGTAATTGTTTTAACACGTACGCGTACACCGGTATCGATGATCAAAGGACGTGACGTATGGTGGGAAGATGAGATCAAAAAAGTAGAAACACAGGGAAATCCAGCATGTCCAGCAGAAGAGATGGATGCTGAGGACAATTTATTCATCCTTTATACATCGGGATCCACAGGTAAACCTAAGGGTGTAGTACACACTTGTGGTGGTTATATGGTGTATACAGGCTATACCTTTATGAATACCTTCCAATATAAGCCAAACGATGTATTTTTCTGTACAGCAGATATTGGCTGGATTACAGGACACAGTTACATCGTCTACGGGCCGTTATCACAAGGAGCTACTTCTTTAATGTTTGAGGGTATTCCAACCTTCCCAGATGCGAGCCGTTATTGGGACATTGTTGATAAGTTCAAGGTCAATATTATCTATACATCCCCTACCGCCTTACGTTCATTGATGGCTTTTGGTGACGAATTTGTCGACAAGAACGACCTTTCATCTTTGCGCGTTTTGGGATCTGTAGGTGAGCCAATCAACGAAGAAGCCTGGAACTGGTTTAACGAAAAAGTTGGTAAAAAGAATTGTCCTGTTGTTGATACCTATTGGCAGACAGAGAATGGAGGCCATTTGATCACTTCATTGGCGGGAGTAACACCGGAAAAAGCAAGTTATGCGATGTTCCCGATGCCGGGCATTCAACCCGCTTTGATGGATGAGAATGGGAAAGAAATCGAAGGCAATGATGTCACAGGAAACCTATGTATCAAGTTCCCTTGGCCAGGTATGCTACGCACGACATGGGGGGATCATGACAGATGTCGTCAAACCTATTTCTCGACGTATAAGGATATGTATTTTACAGGCGATGGGTGTTTCCGTAGTCCGGAGGGTTATTATAAAATCACAGGCCGTGTAGATGATGTATTGAACGTTTCGGGTCACCGTATTGGTACAGCAGAAGTGGAAAATGCCATCAATATGCACGCTGACGTTGTTGAATCGGCCATTGTCGGATATCCGCACCCAGTAAAAGGCCAGGGTATCTATGCTTATGTCATTGCGAATCACCATACCGATGCAGAAGCCACCAGAAAGGATATCATGGAAACTGTTTCACGTATTATCGGTCCAATTGCTAAACCAGACATTATCCAATTTGTTGATGATTTACCAAAGACACGCTCAGGAAAAATCATGCGCCGTATCTTACGCAAGATTGCCGAAGACGATATCGCCAATGTAGGTGATACTTCGACACTTCAAGATCCTGCTGTTGTGGAGGGTATCGTTAAAGGCGCTGCAGCTTTGAGAAAATAA
- a CDS encoding NAD(P)-dependent oxidoreductase, translated as MKTTILIVDDIHEIMLEKFEQAGIAYNYQPDISREEAEKIIANYSGMVIRSKFQVDKAFFDLAPNLRFIARAGAGMDNIDDTIAAQRDVLLIPANEGNRDAVGEHMIGMLLSLMNNLNRGDQQIRSGQWLREANRGYELKGRTVGLIGYGHNGVAMAKKLSGFDVQVLAYDKYRIDYTDQYASAADMEKICKEADVISFHIPLTDETRGMIDVDYLAKFEKPIFFLLGARGGIVQVPAVLNGLDSGSIIGAAFDVLPVEKFPKLAEQSWYADLIRRDNVILSPHVAGWTFESYYKLSEVAADKIVAFLTS; from the coding sequence ATGAAAACTACTATTTTGATCGTCGACGACATTCATGAAATCATGCTTGAGAAATTTGAACAGGCGGGGATCGCCTACAATTATCAACCTGATATCAGCCGAGAAGAAGCTGAAAAAATCATCGCTAATTACTCGGGTATGGTTATCCGTTCCAAATTTCAGGTAGATAAAGCTTTTTTTGACTTGGCGCCAAACCTCCGCTTTATCGCTCGTGCTGGTGCTGGGATGGACAATATCGACGATACAATTGCTGCGCAAAGAGACGTGCTGTTAATTCCGGCCAATGAAGGCAATCGGGATGCTGTAGGTGAACATATGATCGGTATGTTGCTTAGTCTAATGAACAATTTGAATCGTGGTGACCAACAAATACGATCTGGACAGTGGCTGCGTGAGGCCAATCGTGGATATGAACTTAAGGGGCGTACTGTAGGTTTGATCGGCTATGGACACAATGGTGTGGCCATGGCAAAAAAATTATCCGGCTTTGATGTACAGGTACTTGCCTATGATAAATATCGAATCGACTATACGGATCAATATGCATCGGCAGCAGACATGGAAAAGATCTGCAAAGAAGCCGATGTGATCAGTTTCCATATCCCCTTAACGGATGAAACAAGAGGTATGATTGATGTGGATTATCTGGCAAAATTTGAGAAACCCATTTTCTTCTTACTTGGTGCCCGAGGCGGTATTGTACAGGTACCTGCAGTATTAAACGGCCTTGATTCCGGTTCCATTATCGGAGCAGCATTTGATGTGTTGCCCGTAGAAAAGTTCCCAAAACTCGCCGAACAGAGCTGGTATGCAGATCTTATCCGTAGAGACAATGTAATCTTGTCGCCGCATGTTGCCGGATGGACCTTTGAAAGTTATTATAAATTGTCGGAAGTCGCCGCAGATAAGATCGTCGCCTTTTTGACGTCTTAA
- a CDS encoding FAD-dependent monooxygenase, which yields MHSTDSTFIIVGGGIAGLCAAIGLAKVGIEAHVYESAIELKGIGAGFGLAANAMQALEYLGLKDEIVPIGHYLASYNVLDQKGNILVEPDTRSISQKYQQDNFAIHRADLHQFLLSKIPNGQVHLGKRAVSFEREGEDIQVYFADGSHVRGQALLIADGVHSALRQQLIPGSAPRYSGYTCWRATIDNSSIQLSKGTETWGSKGRFGMTPLVNNRIYWYACINTEAQNPVLKNWKTKELLENFKDYHAPIPTILSETKDSELIANDIIDITPLQQLAFGNILLLGDAGHATTPNLGQGACQAIEDVAVLVDELQTSASVNLAFQRFEKRRLDRVNYICNTSWRIGKIAQWENPFLIGMRNFGMKIMPNRMKQQQLNKLLSVDFMQINHNHDAGI from the coding sequence ATGCATTCGACGGACAGCACATTTATTATCGTAGGCGGAGGTATCGCTGGATTATGTGCTGCAATAGGGCTTGCAAAAGTAGGTATTGAAGCACATGTCTATGAAAGCGCCATTGAACTCAAAGGCATAGGTGCTGGATTCGGGCTCGCGGCCAACGCCATGCAAGCTTTGGAATATCTCGGATTGAAGGATGAAATCGTTCCGATAGGGCATTACCTTGCATCTTATAATGTCTTGGATCAAAAGGGAAATATTCTTGTTGAACCAGACACCAGGTCAATCAGTCAAAAATATCAACAGGACAATTTCGCTATCCATCGGGCAGATCTGCATCAGTTTCTCTTATCCAAAATCCCCAATGGACAAGTTCATCTCGGCAAACGTGCCGTTTCCTTTGAACGAGAGGGAGAAGATATTCAAGTTTATTTCGCAGACGGAAGCCATGTACGCGGCCAAGCCCTTTTGATTGCCGATGGTGTACACTCAGCACTACGACAACAACTCATACCAGGCTCGGCACCTCGCTATTCAGGCTATACCTGTTGGCGGGCCACCATCGATAATAGCAGTATACAGCTCAGTAAGGGGACAGAAACCTGGGGCAGCAAAGGCCGCTTTGGGATGACCCCACTTGTCAATAACCGCATCTATTGGTACGCCTGCATCAATACAGAAGCACAGAATCCGGTCTTAAAAAACTGGAAAACAAAGGAGCTCCTCGAAAATTTTAAAGATTATCATGCCCCTATTCCAACGATCCTGTCGGAGACAAAAGATAGCGAACTAATCGCAAATGACATTATTGACATCACACCACTTCAACAACTCGCTTTTGGCAATATCTTGTTATTGGGTGACGCTGGACATGCGACGACGCCCAACTTGGGCCAGGGAGCCTGCCAGGCTATTGAGGATGTTGCTGTTCTCGTGGATGAACTCCAAACCTCAGCTTCCGTTAATTTGGCTTTCCAACGATTCGAAAAAAGACGATTGGATCGCGTAAATTATATCTGTAATACTTCCTGGAGGATAGGAAAAATAGCACAATGGGAAAATCCTTTCCTGATAGGAATGCGAAATTTTGGCATGAAAATAATGCCCAATCGCATGAAACAACAACAGTTAAATAAATTACTGTCTGTAGATTTTATGCAGATCAACCATAATCATGACGCTGGGATCTAA
- the rsmA gene encoding 16S rRNA (adenine(1518)-N(6)/adenine(1519)-N(6))-dimethyltransferase RsmA, which yields MSTVRAKKHLGQHFLNDKNAAQKIVEALDPKLGFSQVLEVGPGMGVLSDFLLQKEEYETYLIDVDDESIAYLDDKYPQLGKRLIHGDFLNLDFSQYFGEKMAVIGNFPYNISSQILFKILDERQRVVQMTGMFQKEVAERCTAKAGSKEYGILSVFLQAYYKVEYLFTVKAGAFNPPPKVLSGVIRMTRNDREQLNCDEKLFWRVVKAGFNQRRKTLRNSLSGVVPKDKMSDNPLYELRAERLTVDDFVGLTNEIANSL from the coding sequence ATGAGCACAGTAAGAGCAAAAAAACATTTAGGACAGCATTTCTTGAACGATAAAAATGCTGCACAAAAGATTGTGGAAGCATTGGATCCTAAATTGGGTTTTAGCCAAGTGCTTGAAGTAGGTCCAGGAATGGGTGTACTTTCTGATTTTCTCTTGCAAAAAGAGGAATATGAAACCTATTTGATCGATGTGGATGACGAATCCATTGCTTATTTGGACGATAAATATCCCCAATTGGGTAAGCGATTGATCCACGGTGATTTCCTAAACCTTGACTTTTCACAGTATTTTGGTGAGAAAATGGCTGTCATTGGCAATTTCCCTTACAACATCTCCTCCCAGATTCTCTTTAAAATTTTGGATGAACGCCAACGTGTCGTTCAAATGACGGGTATGTTCCAGAAAGAAGTAGCCGAACGTTGTACAGCTAAGGCGGGCAGCAAGGAATATGGTATCTTGAGTGTCTTTTTACAAGCCTATTATAAAGTAGAATACCTTTTTACTGTAAAAGCAGGAGCTTTTAATCCACCGCCAAAAGTATTGTCGGGCGTTATCCGCATGACGCGCAATGACCGTGAACAATTGAATTGTGATGAAAAACTATTTTGGCGTGTTGTTAAAGCGGGCTTCAATCAACGTCGTAAAACCCTCCGTAACTCACTTTCGGGCGTTGTTCCCAAAGATAAAATGTCCGACAATCCACTGTACGAGCTACGCGCAGAACGATTGACGGTAGATGATTTTGTCGGTTTAACAAACGAAATAGCAAACAGTCTTTAA
- the pdxA gene encoding 4-hydroxythreonine-4-phosphate dehydrogenase PdxA: MSDKLKIGITVGDINGIGLEVIIKSLVDQRMCDFFTPVVYGNTKVASFHRKAIGVNDFSFNVINDAEQAHSKRANMINCWQEDVKISLGEENEIGGKYAFLSLEKAVEDLKAGKIDALVTAPINKHNIQQEGFQFPGHTEYLQAKVEADDVLMFMVCDELRIGVVTGHIPLHEVAANITEEAILKKLALMNDSLKKDFWIEKPKIAVLGLNPHAGDHGIIGTEDDQIIRPTVEKANEQGIFCFGPYPADGFFAKGAYEKFDAVLAMYHDQGLIPFKHIAKGAGVNFTAGLPIVRTSPDHGTGYDIAGKNLASESSFVEAIFSALHIVKRRREQAELLKNPLAFRKLSKDRD; the protein is encoded by the coding sequence ATGAGCGATAAATTAAAAATCGGAATTACCGTAGGCGATATTAACGGCATTGGACTTGAAGTCATCATTAAATCTTTGGTAGATCAGCGTATGTGCGATTTCTTTACGCCAGTGGTTTACGGAAATACAAAGGTTGCTTCTTTTCACCGTAAAGCGATCGGTGTAAATGATTTTAGTTTTAACGTGATCAATGATGCTGAGCAGGCGCATTCCAAAAGAGCAAATATGATCAATTGCTGGCAGGAAGACGTCAAGATTTCGTTGGGTGAAGAAAACGAAATTGGCGGTAAATATGCCTTCCTTTCGTTGGAGAAAGCTGTTGAGGACCTGAAAGCCGGCAAAATTGATGCTTTAGTGACTGCCCCAATTAATAAGCATAATATTCAACAGGAGGGATTTCAATTTCCGGGCCATACCGAATACCTGCAGGCCAAAGTAGAGGCTGATGATGTATTGATGTTTATGGTTTGTGATGAATTGCGTATTGGTGTGGTAACAGGTCATATTCCACTGCATGAGGTTGCGGCTAATATTACCGAAGAAGCTATTCTTAAAAAGCTAGCCCTGATGAATGACTCATTGAAGAAAGATTTTTGGATTGAAAAACCTAAGATCGCAGTTTTGGGACTAAATCCACATGCTGGCGATCATGGGATTATTGGCACCGAAGATGATCAGATCATTAGACCTACCGTAGAAAAAGCAAACGAACAGGGGATCTTCTGCTTTGGTCCTTATCCTGCGGATGGATTTTTCGCAAAAGGTGCTTATGAGAAATTCGATGCGGTACTCGCAATGTACCATGATCAGGGTTTAATTCCTTTTAAGCATATTGCAAAAGGTGCCGGTGTAAACTTTACAGCCGGTTTACCTATCGTACGTACTTCGCCAGATCATGGTACAGGCTATGATATTGCTGGAAAAAACTTAGCTTCTGAAAGCTCTTTTGTAGAGGCAATTTTCTCGGCTTTACATATTGTAAAACGCCGTCGTGAACAAGCCGAATTACTTAAAAATCCACTTGCTTTCCGTAAGTTATCCAAAGATAGGGATTAG
- a CDS encoding HD domain-containing protein — MYDNLQHPIFSIIKELAETTNTECYVIGGYVRDYIMKRPFKNDVDIVVVGSGIEFATLLGDRLHTKVAVYKNFGTAMLVYEGLNVEFVGARKESYRANSRKPIVEDGTLSDDQNRRDFTINAMAFSLNKADYGTLVDPFDGVQDLEQRVIRTPLDPIETFSDDPLRMMRAIRFATQLNFKITIDAIKAISDTKERIKIISKERIIDEINKIILSPKPSVGFKYLFDTGLLELIFPAMYNLHGVDVIDGKGHKDNFYHTLEVLDNVCELSEDLWLRWAAIMHDIAKPATKRFDKKLGWTFHGHEDRGARMVPKLFAELKLPLHEKMKFVQKVVQLHLRPIVLAQDIVTDSAVRRLLFEAGDDIEALMMLCHADVTTKNEFKKKKYRQNFELVKQKLKDVEERDKVRNWQPPISGEDIMILFGLAPGRTVGLLKNLIREAILEGEIPNSRVEAYQFLVKKAGEMNLTIKEEIPLEISNS, encoded by the coding sequence ATGTACGATAATTTACAACATCCAATCTTTTCAATCATTAAGGAACTCGCCGAGACAACAAATACAGAATGTTATGTCATTGGGGGGTATGTTCGCGACTATATTATGAAGCGGCCTTTTAAGAATGATGTGGATATTGTTGTCGTCGGCAGCGGCATTGAATTTGCGACTTTATTGGGTGATAGGCTACATACTAAAGTGGCTGTCTACAAGAATTTTGGTACAGCAATGTTGGTTTATGAAGGACTCAATGTGGAGTTTGTCGGTGCCCGAAAGGAATCTTATCGTGCCAACTCGCGTAAGCCTATTGTGGAAGACGGTACCTTATCCGATGATCAAAATCGACGTGATTTTACGATCAACGCGATGGCGTTTTCTTTGAATAAAGCGGATTATGGTACTTTAGTGGATCCATTTGACGGCGTGCAGGATCTTGAACAGCGCGTTATTCGAACACCGTTGGATCCGATAGAAACGTTTTCCGATGATCCACTGCGTATGATGCGGGCTATCCGTTTTGCGACACAGCTAAATTTTAAAATCACGATTGATGCGATCAAAGCGATTAGCGATACCAAAGAACGAATAAAGATTATCTCGAAAGAACGTATTATCGATGAAATCAATAAGATTATTCTCTCACCTAAGCCGTCAGTCGGTTTTAAATATCTTTTTGATACCGGTCTCCTGGAATTGATATTTCCGGCCATGTATAATTTACACGGAGTTGATGTCATTGATGGCAAAGGCCATAAAGATAATTTCTACCATACGTTGGAAGTGCTGGATAATGTATGTGAATTGTCTGAAGACCTCTGGTTACGTTGGGCAGCGATTATGCATGATATTGCTAAACCGGCAACAAAACGTTTCGATAAAAAGCTCGGCTGGACGTTTCATGGCCACGAAGATCGTGGTGCCCGTATGGTACCAAAGCTTTTTGCTGAATTGAAGCTGCCGCTCCATGAGAAAATGAAATTTGTGCAAAAGGTGGTACAATTGCATCTTCGGCCAATTGTCTTGGCGCAGGATATCGTAACAGATTCTGCTGTACGTCGTCTGTTGTTTGAGGCTGGCGATGATATTGAAGCCCTGATGATGTTATGTCATGCGGATGTGACCACAAAAAATGAGTTTAAAAAGAAGAAATATCGTCAGAATTTTGAACTTGTCAAACAAAAATTGAAGGATGTCGAAGAGCGGGACAAGGTTCGGAACTGGCAGCCGCCGATCAGTGGCGAGGATATCATGATCCTATTTGGCTTGGCACCAGGGCGTACTGTAGGGTTGCTGAAAAATTTGATTCGCGAGGCTATTTTAGAGGGCGAGATTCCAAATTCCAGAGTAGAAGCATACCAATTTTTGGTGAAAAAAGCAGGGGAAATGAACCTGACGATCAAAGAAGAAATCCCATTGGAAATTTCCAATTCTTAA
- a CDS encoding IS1096 element passenger TnpR family protein has protein sequence MAIYRFRVTFEDYEDVYREIDMPSKSTFIDLHEEIHKSTGYAADASSSFYVSNDQWKKGTEIAFKPTQRKKDAEVLLMENIRLSKFIDDPHQKFYYVYNFDRPYDFQVELIKILKEEDGKDYPALFKSMGQVPKTMTAANFPVSDAVEEDDYVEEDDTQYGVDDEDELDGFDSDGDDEGEEGEEREESSGYEDEY, from the coding sequence ATGGCAATTTATAGATTTAGAGTTACTTTTGAGGATTATGAAGATGTATATCGTGAGATCGACATGCCTTCTAAAAGCACATTTATAGACCTACATGAGGAAATCCATAAATCAACAGGTTATGCTGCAGATGCATCTTCCTCGTTCTATGTGAGCAATGATCAGTGGAAAAAGGGAACAGAGATTGCATTCAAGCCTACACAACGTAAAAAAGATGCTGAGGTATTGTTGATGGAGAATATCCGTTTAAGTAAGTTTATCGATGATCCACATCAGAAATTTTACTACGTTTACAATTTTGATCGCCCTTATGATTTCCAGGTTGAATTGATCAAGATCTTGAAGGAAGAGGATGGAAAGGACTATCCGGCGTTGTTTAAATCTATGGGTCAGGTTCCCAAAACAATGACTGCTGCTAATTTTCCGGTCTCAGATGCTGTTGAAGAGGACGATTATGTGGAGGAAGACGATACGCAATATGGGGTCGATGATGAAGACGAACTGGATGGCTTCGACAGTGATGGTGACGATGAGGGCGAAGAAGGTGAAGAGCGTGAAGAATCCAGCGGCTACGAAGACGAATATTAA
- the miaA gene encoding tRNA (adenosine(37)-N6)-dimethylallyltransferase MiaA, whose protein sequence is MANKKTLIAIVGPTAVGKTTMAISLAQYFKTAIISADSRQFYREMSIGTAKPDPVELAAAPHYFIDSHSITQDYSAGDFEREALLKLEELFQLHDVVIMVGGSGLFVRALCEGLDDLPKAGDEVRERLNHELAVLGLEVLKDRLKSIDPAYFETADIDNPQRVVRALEVFEATGKPMSFYHKKDVEKRPFDILTIGLNMDRANLYERINLRVDLMMKNGLLDEVKALLPFRTKPALLTVGYAELFDYLDGKQSLTEATEKIKQNSRRYAKRQITWFKKYGNTHWFQSQETAAIIDFIQKELTGEHS, encoded by the coding sequence ATGGCAAATAAAAAAACATTGATAGCCATTGTGGGGCCAACTGCTGTTGGTAAGACTACAATGGCTATTTCATTGGCACAATATTTTAAAACAGCGATCATTTCGGCTGATTCCCGTCAGTTCTATCGGGAAATGTCTATTGGTACGGCTAAACCAGATCCAGTGGAACTTGCTGCTGCTCCCCATTATTTCATTGATTCACACTCCATCACGCAGGATTATTCTGCAGGAGATTTTGAACGGGAGGCTTTACTGAAACTAGAAGAGTTATTTCAATTGCATGACGTCGTCATTATGGTAGGTGGATCAGGCTTGTTTGTACGGGCCCTATGCGAAGGATTGGATGATCTACCCAAGGCCGGAGATGAAGTGCGCGAGCGACTTAATCATGAACTTGCAGTATTGGGATTGGAGGTCTTAAAAGATCGATTGAAAAGTATTGACCCTGCATATTTTGAAACGGCAGACATCGATAATCCGCAACGTGTCGTACGGGCGCTTGAAGTTTTTGAGGCGACTGGTAAACCGATGTCATTTTACCATAAGAAAGATGTCGAGAAAAGACCTTTTGATATCCTTACCATTGGCTTGAATATGGATCGGGCGAACTTGTATGAAAGGATCAATTTACGTGTAGATTTGATGATGAAAAATGGCTTACTGGACGAAGTGAAAGCTTTACTTCCTTTCAGAACGAAGCCTGCATTGCTCACTGTTGGCTACGCTGAGTTGTTTGATTATCTCGATGGCAAGCAGTCTTTGACGGAAGCGACCGAAAAAATCAAACAAAATTCGAGACGTTATGCCAAGCGACAGATTACATGGTTTAAAAAATATGGTAATACGCACTGGTTTCAATCCCAGGAGACAGCTGCTATAATTGATTTTATTCAAAAGGAGCTGACAGGAGAGCATTCCTAA